Part of the Candidatus Cloacimonadota bacterium genome is shown below.
GAAATTTTACAAGGAAAAAAGATTGAACCGTTTGAGGTAGAATACAAGAATAAAATTTTGGAAGTAACTTCCAATTTTAACAGTAACTCCGGGCGGATTACCGGTGTGATTCGAGACGTTACCGAAAGCAGACTGACTCACAGAGAATTGAAAGCTGCAAAAGAGGAACTTGAAGCAAATTTTGAGCAATTAAAGGCAAATGAGCAAGATTTGATAGATAGCGAAGAACGATATCGAACCCTAATCGAAGATTCACCCCTCGCCATTATTGTTCATGTAAAAGGAAAGATTGCTTATGTTAATCCATTAGCGGAAAAGTTGTTTGGCCTTGATCAAGAAGATAAAATCTTGGGTAGATCAATAATGGACTACATTCATCCTGATTATCACAAAATTGTCGGTGAACGTGTCCAAAAAATGTATAAGCAAAAAGAACAACCCGCCCCAATCGAATTACAATTCCTTCGGACCAACGGTGATATAATTGATGTGGAAATTTCCCCAAAACTCATTTTTTACAAAGGGCAACAAGCAACCTTAATAATTATTAATGACATTACCGAACGTAAGCAGGCAGAGGAAAAACTGAAAAAGAAAAATTTGGAATTGGAAATTTTCAACAAAATGGCTGTTGGTAGAGAATTAAAAATGATAGAACTGAAAAAAGAGATAAATGAATTTCTTGAGAAATTGGGCAAAAAGCCGAAATATAAAATTGCCGAGTGAATTGATTTGTTAATTTTTTTGAATTTTTCAATTCGCTTACTTTAACATAGTCTGGAGAAAACAAAAATGGAAAAATTATTTTTAGCAATTTGGCGTCTATTGGTTTTTATTTCAATAAGTTTAACATTTATATATATTATTCTAAGAATCTACAAAGTTGCAGATTTTCTTTTAGTAAAACAACAAAAAAAAAATTCAAAAATAATTGCTGCTATTTTTTTTAGTATTTTGATAATGGCAACTTCAAAGTATCCCTTAAATTTAGTGGCAGGGAGTGCAATAGTAAACGTCAGAGATAGCATTGCAATATTTGCTTCAATTATTGCCGGACCAATAGTTGGAATAGTAGTTGGATTGGTTGGCGGAATTTACCGAATCTCTTTAGGCGGCTGGACTGCTCTTCCTTGTGGTCTTGCTGTAATATCCATCAGTATCATCGCTGCCTATCTAACAAAATATAAAAATTATAGAATAGGAGAAATGACGAAGAGAAAAATTTTAAATATTTCTATTCTAATTTTCGTCTGGGAAATTATGCATACTATGGTTTATTGCACATTGCTCGGAGCCAAACCTTTTCCAGAAGCATTTATGCTTATGGCACGAAATTTTGTCATCCCAATGG
Proteins encoded:
- a CDS encoding LytS/YhcK type 5TM receptor domain-containing protein, translated to MEKLFLAIWRLLVFISISLTFIYIILRIYKVADFLLVKQQKKNSKIIAAIFFSILIMATSKYPLNLVAGSAIVNVRDSIAIFASIIAGPIVGIVVGLVGGIYRISLGGWTALPCGLAVISISIIAAYLTKYKNYRIGEMTKRKILNISILIFVWEIMHTMVYCTLLGAKPFPEAFMLMARNFVIPMVVTNVIAITMFLLISRDAVIRANNMEKVKNYTKELEEKVQERTFNLDKEFQTSEQQRIATLNIFNDL